Proteins encoded in a region of the bacterium genome:
- a CDS encoding type II secretion system F family protein: MPVFVYNGRTQGAKSVAGEIDAKDKQDAIAKLRQRKIVVADVRNKPKDLAMGGMAKSVGVKDLKIFARLFGTMVNAGLPIDMCLQILVDQTKNKTFRKAIADVHNSVSGGTSLAEAMAKQKKVFDNLFVHMVAAGEAGGALAMVFQRLAVYLEKADALARKVKGAMIYPAVIACVASGATIFMLIKVIPVFAKMFADLGAELPGPTKFVLALSLVVRKTFLPGLGVMIIGFFMFKRWRKTDSGKLAVDKFLFKSPVIGKVIQKTAIARFSRTLGVLISSGVPILHGLDITAKTAGNMVVQNAIDKVRRSISEGKNITSPLGESGVFPPMVVQLVAVGEQTGRLAEMLGKIADFYDEEVDAAVSAMTALIEPVVIVLMGGVIGGLLVSMYLPMFDMIGAIK; encoded by the coding sequence ATGCCGGTCTTCGTATATAACGGTCGCACACAGGGCGCAAAATCCGTCGCGGGCGAGATCGACGCGAAAGATAAGCAGGACGCCATTGCCAAGCTGCGGCAGCGAAAGATTGTCGTTGCCGACGTGCGCAACAAGCCCAAGGATCTGGCCATGGGTGGCATGGCCAAGAGTGTCGGCGTGAAGGATCTGAAGATCTTTGCCCGGCTTTTCGGCACCATGGTGAATGCCGGTCTGCCCATTGATATGTGCTTGCAGATTCTGGTGGATCAGACCAAGAACAAGACGTTCCGCAAGGCTATTGCGGACGTGCACAATTCCGTTTCCGGTGGTACGTCGCTGGCGGAAGCTATGGCCAAGCAGAAGAAAGTCTTCGACAATCTATTTGTGCACATGGTGGCCGCAGGCGAAGCCGGCGGCGCGTTGGCCATGGTCTTTCAGCGGCTGGCGGTCTATCTTGAAAAGGCCGACGCCCTCGCGCGCAAGGTGAAGGGCGCGATGATTTATCCGGCGGTGATTGCCTGTGTGGCCTCGGGAGCAACGATCTTCATGCTCATCAAGGTCATTCCGGTGTTCGCCAAGATGTTCGCGGACCTGGGCGCCGAGCTGCCCGGACCGACAAAGTTCGTGCTCGCGCTGTCCCTTGTCGTGCGCAAGACATTTCTCCCCGGCCTGGGCGTGATGATTATCGGGTTCTTCATGTTTAAGCGCTGGCGCAAGACAGATTCGGGAAAGCTGGCCGTGGACAAGTTTCTGTTCAAGTCCCCCGTGATCGGCAAGGTCATTCAGAAGACGGCGATTGCCCGTTTCAGCCGGACATTGGGTGTGCTGATTTCCTCGGGCGTGCCGATTCTGCACGGATTGGACATTACCGCCAAGACGGCGGGCAATATGGTGGTGCAGAACGCGATCGACAAGGTGCGGCGTTCGATTTCAGAAGGTAAGAATATCACCTCACCGCTCGGAGAATCGGGAGTATTTCCGCCGATGGTTGTGCAGCTTGTGGCCGTGGGCGAGCAGACCGGACGTCTGGCGGAGATGCTGGGCAAGATCGCCGACTTCTATGATGAAGAGGTGGACGCTGCCGTGTCGGCGATGACGGCCTTGATCGAGCCGGTGGTGATCGTGCTGATGGGCGGCGTGATCGGCGGCCTGCTCGTGTCCATGTATTTGCCGATGTTCGATATGATTGGCGCGATTAAGTAA
- a CDS encoding histidine kinase dimerization/phospho-acceptor domain-containing protein, which produces MRITFGTRENFSTFLAARLVFATVLLGVGGLFRTEADSAWPYWGLFFANTTLSLGCWEWFHRRPPAKAQSWFALTGAVVLDTLILRYTGGARSEFVFLYFFSIGSAGLLTGLPGSLWTAALSSAGIVWLYYGLSTQFMAEHSLNAFIYAVNFLLTAVLSSYVFEKLRDRERTHQRTLGELERTRLDTQAILDSLGTGVVVLDSEDKTLYVNPASLSVLGLDATTSAPDVEPVFAADVPVGKAYRDCCLQLDDGGKAEEELLLPASKKPVGISVSALMTADGQRRGHIVLLSDLSRMKEAERLERDRERLADIGKLSQDLAHEIRNPLATVRGCVEVIKLSEKEPGEMSPYLELALRESDRLNGLLRDFLVFSHMEPPRKQKGDLRAFVQARMHDAGPGIVARDMLGRDLPAEFDGDQLTLVVETVLLTLAEWAEGKGEIRIEEGELRGRSVRFTLCDKSITAAAREAAFRPFSESHRLSNGLALPTAMRAVHAHGGKLTLHSEPGVGTWFELAI; this is translated from the coding sequence ATGCGCATCACCTTCGGAACACGGGAGAATTTCTCCACCTTTCTTGCGGCACGGCTCGTGTTTGCGACCGTGCTGCTGGGAGTCGGCGGGCTGTTCCGCACAGAAGCGGACAGCGCCTGGCCTTATTGGGGATTGTTCTTTGCCAATACCACGCTGAGTCTCGGCTGCTGGGAATGGTTTCACCGGCGGCCGCCGGCCAAGGCTCAAAGCTGGTTTGCGCTGACCGGGGCGGTCGTGCTGGACACCCTGATTCTGAGGTATACCGGGGGCGCGCGCAGCGAATTTGTCTTCCTCTATTTCTTTTCCATCGGCTCGGCGGGGCTGTTGACAGGATTACCGGGAAGCTTATGGACGGCGGCGCTCTCGTCGGCGGGTATTGTCTGGCTGTATTATGGGCTGTCGACACAGTTCATGGCGGAGCACAGTCTGAATGCGTTCATCTATGCGGTGAACTTCCTGCTGACGGCGGTGCTCTCCTCTTATGTGTTCGAGAAGCTGCGGGATCGTGAACGGACGCACCAGCGCACACTGGGCGAACTGGAACGGACACGGCTCGACACGCAGGCGATTCTGGATTCTCTGGGCACGGGCGTAGTCGTACTGGACAGCGAGGACAAAACCCTGTACGTGAACCCGGCCAGTCTCTCTGTCCTGGGGCTTGACGCCACAACATCGGCTCCTGACGTCGAACCGGTGTTTGCGGCGGATGTTCCTGTGGGGAAGGCCTATCGCGATTGCTGTTTGCAACTGGATGATGGGGGGAAGGCAGAGGAAGAGCTGCTTCTTCCCGCCAGCAAAAAGCCCGTGGGGATCTCGGTGTCGGCTCTCATGACGGCAGACGGGCAGCGACGCGGCCATATTGTACTGCTCAGCGACCTGAGCCGGATGAAAGAGGCGGAGCGGCTGGAGCGTGACCGGGAGCGGCTGGCGGACATCGGCAAGCTCTCGCAGGATTTGGCGCACGAAATCCGCAATCCACTGGCGACGGTGCGTGGCTGCGTGGAGGTGATCAAGCTCTCGGAGAAGGAACCGGGCGAGATGAGCCCGTACCTGGAACTGGCGCTGCGGGAATCGGACCGGCTGAACGGACTTTTGCGGGACTTTCTGGTCTTCTCACACATGGAGCCGCCGCGCAAGCAAAAGGGAGATCTGAGGGCATTCGTTCAGGCACGGATGCACGATGCCGGCCCGGGGATCGTGGCCAGAGATATGCTGGGGCGCGACCTTCCGGCGGAGTTCGACGGCGATCAGTTGACGCTGGTGGTGGAGACGGTTCTGCTTACTCTGGCGGAGTGGGCGGAGGGGAAGGGAGAGATCCGGATTGAAGAGGGCGAGCTTCGCGGACGAAGCGTGCGCTTCACTCTGTGTGACAAAAGCATTACCGCTGCGGCCCGCGAGGCGGCCTTCCGGCCCTTCTCGGAATCGCATCGGTTATCGAATGGGCTTGCGCTTCCAACGGCCATGCGCGCAGTTCACGCGCATGGCGGCAAGCTCACATTGCACAGCGAGCCGGGAGTTGGGACCTGGTTCGAATTAGCCATATAA